Proteins encoded by one window of Brienomyrus brachyistius isolate T26 chromosome 1, BBRACH_0.4, whole genome shotgun sequence:
- the rdh1 gene encoding retinol dehydrogenase 1, which yields MGTGKYSRTRTGHSVNPPFRSKRRSSVCVMILEAKNINHAVMQAVSSNTLLSCLLATAALVALGWYMKDSLKIDNIEDKYVFVTGCDSGFGNLLARQLDRKGYNVVAACLTEKGSSDLQASASSRLKTILLNVTDSASIDKAVELVRAEVGERGLWGLVNNAGRSIPIGTADWMQMEDFKKVLDVNLVGLIEVTLKLLPLVKKARGRVVNMSSVLGRLAIVGGGYSVSKWGVEAFSDNLRRDMRFFGVKVSIIEPGYFKTGATDMDAIEADLWRMWNQLPAEVKSSYGDRFMEKYLQIQRYRMDMLCSTDLSKVTWCMEHVLTARHPRTRYAAGWDAKIIWIPLSYLPSSITSFTLNILLSPHFRK from the exons ATGGGAACCGGGAAATATAGCAGAACCAGAACAGGCCATTCTGTAAACCCACCCTTTAGATCAAAAAGGAGAAGCAGTGTGTGCGTAATG ATTCTTGAAGCGAAGAACATTAACCATGCAGTTATGCAG GCAGTCTCATCAAACACCCTTCTGTCGTGTCTGTTGGCTACTGCAGCCTTGGTCGCATTAGGCTGGTACATGAAGGACTCTCTGAAAATTGACAATATCGAGGATAAGTATGTCTTTGTGACCGGCTGCGACAGTGGCTTTGGCAATCTGCTCGCCCGGCAGCTCGATCGGAAAGGTTACAACGTGGTCGCTGCATGCCTGACGGAAAAGGGCTCGTCGGATCTACAGGCCTCCGCTAGCTCCAGACTGAAGACCATTCTGCTCAATGTCACAGACAGCGCCTCCATTGACAAGGCTGTGGAGCTGGTGCGTGCCGAGGTCGGGGAGAGAG GTCTTTGGGGTTTGGTGAACAATGCTGGGAGGTCCATACCCATCGGTACTGCAGACTGGATGCAGATGGAAGACTTTAAAAAGGTCCTGGATGTGAACCTCGTAGGGTTGATCGAGGTCACCCTCAAACTCCTTCCGCTGGTGAAGAAGGCCCGAGGCAGAGTGGTTAACATGTCTAGTGTCCTTGGGAGACTGGCTATAGTTGGGGGGGGCTACAGTGTGTCCAAATGGGGCGTGGAGGCCTTCTCAGACAACCTGAG GAGGGACATGCGGTTTTTTGGGGTGAAAGTCAGCATCATTGAACCTGGCTATTTTAAAACGGGGGCAACTGATATGGATGCGATTGAGGCAGATCTTTGGCGAATGTGGAACCAGCTACCAGCAGAGGTCAAGTCTTCGTATGGCGACCGCTTTATGGAAAAAT ATTTGCAAATACAGCGTTATCGCATGGACATGCTATGCAGCACAGATCTCTCCAAGGTGACTTGGTGCATGGAGCATGTCCTGACAGCCCGACACCCCAGGACACGCTACGCCGCTGGCTGGGATGCTAAGATCATATGGATTCCTCTCTCCTACCTCCCTTCATCCATAACAAGCTTCACCTTGAACATTCTCCTCTCACCCCATTTCAGAAAATGA